In Selenomonas dianae, a genomic segment contains:
- the rpmC gene encoding 50S ribosomal protein L29, translating to MKVDEIRGMSADELTEKLASLKEELFGLRFQHATGQLDNPMRIKDVKKTIARIKTIQREQANA from the coding sequence ATGAAGGTTGATGAGATCCGCGGCATGAGTGCCGACGAGCTCACGGAAAAACTCGCGTCGCTCAAGGAAGAGCTCTTTGGCCTCCGTTTTCAGCACGCTACCGGACAGCTCGACAACCCGATGCGTATCAAGGACGTAAAGAAGACGATTGCCCGCATCAAGACCATTCAGCGCGAGCAGGCAAACGCCTAA
- the rpsQ gene encoding 30S ribosomal protein S17, with protein sequence MSDRNVRKVRIGKVVSDKMDKTVVVAVEELEQHKMYKKPVKKTVKFHAHDEKNDAHVGDRVSIMETRPLSKTKRWRVVEVVERAK encoded by the coding sequence ATGAGCGATAGAAACGTACGCAAAGTGAGAATCGGCAAGGTCGTGTCCGACAAGATGGACAAGACCGTTGTCGTTGCTGTCGAGGAGCTCGAACAGCACAAGATGTATAAGAAGCCGGTTAAGAAGACGGTGAAGTTCCACGCGCATGACGAGAAGAACGACGCGCACGTCGGCGACCGTGTTTCCATCATGGAGACGCGTCCGCTCTCCAAGACGAAGCGCTGGCGCGTGGTCGAAGTCGTCGAGCGCGCGAAGTAA
- the rplN gene encoding 50S ribosomal protein L14, translating into MIQQETILNVGDNTGAKEILCIRVLGGSYRKYANIGDVIVASVKAAAPGGTVKKGDVVKAVVVRSVKGLRRPDGSYIRFDENAAVIIKDDHTPRGTRIFGPVARELREKDFMKIVSLAPEVL; encoded by the coding sequence ATGATACAGCAGGAAACAATCCTGAATGTCGGCGATAACACAGGAGCGAAGGAAATCCTCTGCATTCGCGTACTGGGCGGCTCGTACCGCAAGTATGCCAACATCGGCGATGTTATCGTCGCCTCCGTCAAGGCGGCAGCGCCGGGCGGCACGGTGAAGAAGGGCGACGTCGTCAAGGCGGTTGTCGTCCGCAGCGTCAAGGGGCTGCGCCGCCCGGACGGTTCCTACATCCGCTTCGATGAGAACGCGGCGGTCATCATCAAGGACGACCACACGCCGCGCGGAACGCGTATCTTTGGACCTGTCGCACGCGAGCTGCGCGAGAAGGATTTCATGAAGATCGTCTCGCTCGCGCCCGAAGTTCTTTAA